CGGGTAATATGGTGGGGAGGTCGCCGTGTTCTTCTTCCCCCTCACTTTGTCCGGCCCGATTCTCCCACGTCGCGTCGGGCTCCCCCTCCCGCGCCAGTGGACTCCACTCGCGgcctcgcgcgcgcggcctACTGGGTGCTGGTGCTGCTGGTGGTAGTAGTAGTTCTTCTCTTCCCCCGCACAGGTCGCCATCCGCTCCAattccccaccaccaccaccaccgccgcgagGGAAAAGGTTCGGTTCTGCTCCCGCTTTGTTCTTTGTTCTCTTGCTGCTCGtggtgctgctggtggtggtggtagtgaGTGAGTGcggtgagggagaggtggggtTTTGACGCCCCGCGCGAAAGAGGcgatgtcgtcgccgtcgccgtcgtcgccgccgccgccgggtaaTAACCagacggcgccgccaccggtgaactcctcttcctcctcctcctcccccccgtcgccgccggcgccggggtcCTTGCCTCCGCCCTCGCAGCCTGCCGCGCCGGGGACGccctccaccgcgccgccgcctccgtcgagcacgccctcctcgccgtcgactgAGAGGTCgacgcccgcggcggcggcggcgacgacgacgccgccgccgtcgagctcgGGGCTGACAACGCCCGTGGTAGTGGGGATCGCGGTGGGCGGGCTCGTCGTGCTGCTGCTCGTCAGCATCCTGTTCGTCTGCTTgttcaagaagaagaagaggcaccaccatcaccctccgccaccgccgccgccgccgccccacctCCTGCACTACTACGGCcacccgcccccgccgccgccgccgccaccgccgttcaAAGGTGAGATGAACCCCTCTAAATTCCTACTTGACCTGACCCGGAGGCGATCAATATAtgagcattttctttttgtttcaagTAGCAAGTACGTCGCCGTCAACTgtaattttgctaaatttcttttcctgaaatatgcatttttgttGCCTTTCTTAAACTACTTTCAAACATGGATTCTTGTTGGTTCAGTTCATATTGTTTGGCATATATACTTGCCATAGTCTCTTTGTGGTAGATTGTGCTCTGCTTAGTACAGAGTTTTGGTGGTGTGGATCATCACCTGTGCTTGAGATAACACAAAGGGGTAGTCTTGGAGAGGAAGTGACAAGACCTGACATGATTGTCTGGTTGTATACTTCTGAAGTTTGGAGTTCCTTTGTTTTAAACCAAATCATGTGAGACAGCTACGTCATTTTCTAACCTTTTCATCCTTAGTTAAACTACCAGAAAGTTGAATATGTTTCatcacatatatttaatttttgtgcaACCATCTCAGAAGGGGCAAAAGATATGCAACCAGTCATTTCCTTTCCATTTCACATTTAGCATTGGAAATTCATTtggaatattaatttttttctgtgaTCAGCGGTCTTTTCAGTACAATTCTTGCTGAGCTGCAGGGGATCACTACGGTGGGGTGTACCAAAATTGGCAGCAAAAtggccctcctcctccacctgaTCATGTGCTGAAGAAGGTGCCCTCGCATccttctcctccaccacctccagcTCCACTCAATGTGCACAGTGGTGGCTCTGGATCAAATTACTCCGGTGGTGACAGCCAGCCTCCGGTGTCACCTGGGACTGCCCTTGGTTTCTCGAGATGTACTTTCACTTATGAAGATCTGTCGGCGGCAACCGATGGATTCTCCAGTGCTAATCTGCTTGGGCAGGGTGGTTTTGGGTATGTTCACAAGGGGGTGCTGCCGAATGGCACAGAGGTTGCCGTGAAGCAATTGAGAGATGGAAGTGGGCAGGGAGAGCGTGAGTTCCAGGCAGAGGTGGAGATCATCAGCAGAGTCCATCACAAACATCTTGTTACATTGGTTGGCTACTGCATTTCTGGGGGGAAGAGACTGCTCGTCTATGAGTTTGTTGCGAACAACACATTAGAGTTCCACTTGCACGGTATATACTCTCTTCTTGTATTTTCGTTCCCATTGCTtcttggtttattttgaaatgttCTACATACTGTGTGTGTAAAAAGAGAATTAGAATGATTCAAACAAATTTAGGATATCTGTCTTGCTAGAGTAGAACAGACAAATGGACCTATTGTATTAGTaagagaaataaattaaatcccATGACTTATCACACTGCAGTGAAATCCCTCTACCTTAACGGTTGAAGAATTCCATCAATGCTCAATTAGGCAAGTACACAATCCTGTAAGATATCATATTTCCTGTTACTTTCTTCAGTTAAAGTTATTTGTCTGCTGCGTTTTGTCAGGATGATAAGTAAacaataaatagtattttgatgccaaatagaaaaaggagaaaatgcTCTATAGGTTCTTTAGGTACCCTTTTATGTAGATTTGTTTTACAATGAAATGGAATGTAAAGTAGAATGCTACCAGTAGATACCACCGTAAAAATACTCTGTAAATTTGGAAagctttcttttgttttccccttgtaAATTCTCCCTCTTAATGAAATCTGGGAGTCCATTCCTGGGCCTTCCCGCCAAAATAATTTGGAAAGTTTCCTTGGAACATCTATCTATCCTGCAAACCCTGTTCTATACTAAGCTGGTTTGTCTGCCCTTGAGCATTTGTTAATGGCTATTTTCACCTCTTTCAGGGAGAGGCAGGCCAACCATGGAATGGCCTACAAGACTACGAATTGCTTTGGGTGCTGCGAAGGGATTGGCATATCTTCACGAAGATTGTGAGCAAACACCTATATCTACTCATTATGCTTTTGGTTTCATTTCCACCTTCTTATAGCTACATGCCTATTGCATCATGATTTTCTCTCTCAAACTTGACAGGCCATCCTAAGATCATTCACCGTGATATAAAGGCAGCAAATATTCTTCTTGATGCAAGATTTGAAGCTAAGGTGTGCTATGcattttctgttttgtttcctTTCTGTTGTAGAAGTGTATACTGATTCTTAATTAGATCCACCAAAGACTTTACAATCAATATGTACATtgcaatattttgaaaagaatTAAACCAAACTTTGTGAGCAAACAATACTATCCATTCATTTAATCGATCTGGTTATTAACTGATTCAAAATCCCAATGTGGTTTTGACTGTTCTGGTCTACTATGATCAACTGGTAACCTGTCTTAAGGTTACTAAATGAGAAAGGACTACACAATCACAACTCAGAGAAATAGCAATAGGCATTCAATCATAATTACAGTTACAGAGTTGATATGAGTgcgataccaaatcgtttgaTGTGCAATTTGCTAAGTAAAACTCTTTTACAGGTGGCAGATTTTGGACTTGCAAAATTGGCTTCTGATAATAACACACATATTTCAACCAGAGTAATGGGCACATTTGGGTATGTTCTATCTACTTGTGTGGcatcatttcatattttaaaaaatattaatcaaattatatataataaacaGCCATTTTTCAAGCTAGTACAGTACAGGGTCTGCTATATCAAAATCAGTTCCCTTACAATCCTTTTCCTGCCCTAAGGTACCTTGCGCCAGAGTATGCATCTTCAGGCAAGCTCACTGAGAAATCAGATGTCTTTTCTTTTGGAGTAATGCTTCTTGAGCTAATAACTGGCCGCCGTCCTGTGAGATCAAACCAATCACAAATGGATGACAGCCTGGTTGACTGGGTAAGTTATTCTCGAAACTAGTACTCCGTTTTTTAACAGACGACATCATTTACATTTTGTAtgatatttgaccatttatcttattcaaaaaatttatcttagTATGTTTTTATCGcgacttgttttattattaaaagaactttatgTATGACTCATAttattgcatatttatactaatttttaaataagaccaCTGGTCAAACATATGCCAAAGTCAATGgcattatctataaaaaacaaagggagtaatTAACTTTGCTATCCACAATACTTAGTAACAGTACTttaaagattatatatattctgtaTACCCATCTTGATTTTTACATGATAATCTCCTTGTAATTAATCTTATCAATACAGCCCAATCATATGTTGAGGTTCAGTTTTGATAATTTAAGTAACATCATTCTATGTGACCAAGTGTCCAGAAACTTTCCATGAATCTATCCAGATACAGTGATGTCCTTCTCTATGATCAAGTACTTTGTCCTTTATGTTTCCTTTAGCCTTTGTGTACATCTTTCTATATACTCTAGTTTCTTGGACTGTTTTCATCACTCTTGTAAACTTCTACAGTCTAGATAACGAGTTCCTCATGCCTATTTCCTGACCATGTGTTATGTTCTTTGGCAATCCTCTAAAGAGTTCATTGAATTTTGTTATTTCTACCTGCAGGCAAGGCCTTTAATGACACGAGCATCAGAGGATGGTAATCATGATGCTTTAGTGGATCCACGGCTAGGACAGGAGTACAATTCTAACGAGATGGCGAGGATGATTGCTTGTGCTGCTGCATGTGTACGCCATTCTGCACGTCGACGCCCACGGATGAGTCAGGTACCTCGTTGTTTaggatttctttttcttgtcctTCTATGTTTCAGTTTTCATCAACACGGATTCATACCTCATTGCTTTGTATTCTGAACTTTGTTTGTTGTTATGCCAACTTGCCGAGCGTTGCTCCTTCTAGCAAAACAAAGttcagttaaaaatttatcatttacagTTTCATTTTCAGTGACAAAAATGGAATCACATATGTAATTAAAGGAAGGCAACAAATCACTTTTATCTACTATTTAGCGAAAAAGGGCAGGGGCTCTGCCTGTCTTCCAAGTCCTAAATACTATTACCATTCGATTGATGTAATGGACAGGTTGTTCGAGCCTTGGAAGGCGATGTGTCACTGGATGATCTGAACGAAGGTGTTCGTCCTGGCCATAGCCGATTCTTGGGATCATACAGCAGCAACGAGTACGAGTACGACACTGGCCACTACAACGAGGACCTGAAGAAATTCAGGAAGATGGCGTttggcagcggcggcttggaGAGCACCCAGCACGCGCCGACCAACGAGTTCGGCCAGAATCCGTCCGTGTCAGTCGGCGACGGCCATCAAATACCGGAgacggagaaggagaaggagacggAGAGTGCGAAGAGAGAAGGCGACAACAATGGCGTTGGAGACGGCCATGCTTCATGAGATGACcacctcttctttcttttttttaggaCATGCAACTACCTAGCTTGTAAAGTTCCAGCCTTTAGCTGAAATTCACATAAGTTGCTGACATTGTTTGCAACGAATCGAAATTATTTGGTTGAGATATATAGTTTTTCGGTAGCGCAATTCACTACTTCTTTTCACTGAATTTAATTTTCCTGTGGCGCCTCTGTGGTTGGCATCATGCTTTTTTGTCGCTTGACAAATTTTCGTTCAGAATTTGCAAACCAAATTGTGTTAAAATTGGGTCCAAAGCAGCACCAACAAAAGAAAGCATTGGGCGTAGTTTTGTAGAACAAAATTGCGAGCTGGAGGCCCTTCTGTTTCATGCTGTTTTCTTGCTGTCATCTGAAGTGTGATGGTTGGTAGCAGAAAGGAAGCTGATGCAGATGCTGTTGAATTCAGACATTAGGGCGATACAGACAGGCATGAATTCGTTGGACCCAGGCTGTACTGAAACATTGTGCTTCCCTGTCACTACTGCTTAATTTGTTTCTGATTGGTGCAGCCCAAGCATCCCATGTTCTGTCGTCAGGCGGGTTTGCTTCTGTATTGCAACAGTACCTGCAACTGCAACTGCAACAGCAGTAGCGTGCTCCAATGTAATTTCACAAGATTTCTTGGATAgttgtttttagaaaagagGGTACAATTTCACACAATTTTCATCTACAAAATTTATGCGGCcatgtcctaaaatataacaactcaTCGTATATAACTtattcatatttgaaaattgacctaaaatattaaatagtagTTCTGgtagaatattttataaccatgTTTAGGTCTTGAATACCTCGGATATCAAGCTTTATAGTAAATTCTTAAATCTTACGTACATAAAAAGTATTCATACATTAAATTAGATAAAATCAAAAAACAACCCTCTTTTCGTAATATAAGATTATAAAAGTACCAAATATCACAATGCATGCTCTTATCTTAGTAATTATGGGGGATAAACTCCATGCTTTCACCATCATTTGGACTTCCAACCAATTACACGTCGCCATCAAACCATAAGCAAATCTCTCCCAACAATTACGCGAATGGCCATTAGAATCCAAAAATCCAACGCACGGCAAGTCCAGAGTCCAACCGCGGTTGACCACAAAACCTGACGAAGCAGGCCATCCGATCCAACCAGCAAacggacaaaaaaaatccctccAAAAAaacgccttttttttttccttaagcACACGAGTCACGCCAATCCCAAAGCACATCGGCCAAGATCACCCGCCTCTTGCGTCTCCTCCCTTTCCTCGTGCTCCGCCGATCCGCTCGCCGCCTCCAGATCCGCGCCCATGGCGTCCCGCAGGCGAATGCTCCTCAAGGTCATCATCCTCGGCGACAGCGGGTGCGAGAAAATTGCCCCTTTTTCGCGTTCACTTTCTTTGGggggattcttttttttttggggtgaaATCTGTGCTGTTTCTGATCACTCGTGCGTCTTGTTTTCTTCGTTGGCAGGGTCGGGAAGACGTCTCTAATGAATCAGTAAGATCAAACCGCAATCTTGCCGCTGTGCGATTAGTCAAAATTGGTTTTTCTAGGGGTTGTTTGAAGGGGACTTGGCGATGTTGAATGAttgggtgattttttttgtttaggtATGTGAACAAGAAGTTCAGCAATCAGTACAAGGCGACGATCGGCGCGGATTTCCTGACCAAGGAGGTGCAGATCGACGACCGGCTCTTCACATTGCAGGTTCATTCTAATCTGGTTTCCCAGTATCACTTCGCAGCTTCATCCGCAGCTGGTTTTTTGTGTGGTGGTGTTTGTATGTGTTTGGGGGATCATTGGGGTGTCTTGAATCCTGCAGAGAAGTGTGGAAATTGGGGATTGAGCCGTGATTCACATGTGCTGTTGACTGATTGTGATCGGAATTGCATTGCCAAATCTTGCAGTTCTTGTTTAGCTTGGCCGTCTGGTAGAGTATTGTAGGTGGTCAAAACAACAATGGATTTGGATTGTTTTGAGAGGAACGTAGAATCATCTTGCTTGTGATAAATTGAAGAATTCAGGTATTCTGGTCACACCACTAActtttctgttttattttagtgTGAGGTACTTTGCAACCATCGTCTGATTGCTTATTGGAGGTTAATGCAATCACAAAAGATACAGAAAACAAATATCACAAAAAGAGATCCGCTATCCCTATCCTCTAGGTACAACGTTTGCATCAATAGAGAGCCTTTTCCTCTGTATGAATCTATATTATTCAGAACAGTTTAGGGAAGAACAGGCCTTAGCTGAGCGTGCCCTTTTTAGCGTATAGCCAACCTTGAAGCCCAATTAGTGCACGGGCTGCCCCCTCAACTCAACCCTGATGAGTACTCTAGAGCAGGTACCAGCCTCTAATTGATTTTTGCACCACTTTGTTTACCCAAACTGGAAGGCTCACTGCATAGGGAGTGATAGCTCCTTTATAAGCTGCAATGCTGCATGGAGGATTATGTTATGATTGCACAAGTACATCAAGTTAACTCTAGTTCAGTACTGCATTTGGTTGCTTTCTGTACAATGGTAAACTTAGAAGAGGTTCTTAGCAATTAAGATCAGACATGGTAGTCTAGTGAAAAAAGGACTAAACTAAACCTCGTATGGGG
This is a stretch of genomic DNA from Oryza brachyantha chromosome 1, ObraRS2, whole genome shotgun sequence. It encodes these proteins:
- the LOC102721789 gene encoding proline-rich receptor-like protein kinase PERK1 isoform X2; amino-acid sequence: MSIFFLFQVARDHYGGVYQNWQQNGPPPPPDHVLKKVPSHPSPPPPPAPLNVHSGGSGSNYSGGDSQPPVSPGTALGFSRCTFTYEDLSAATDGFSSANLLGQGGFGYVHKGVLPNGTEVAVKQLRDGSGQGEREFQAEVEIISRVHHKHLVTLVGYCISGGKRLLVYEFVANNTLEFHLHGRGRPTMEWPTRLRIALGAAKGLAYLHEDCHPKIIHRDIKAANILLDARFEAKVADFGLAKLASDNNTHISTRVMGTFGYLAPEYASSGKLTEKSDVFSFGVMLLELITGRRPVRSNQSQMDDSLVDWARPLMTRASEDGNHDALVDPRLGQEYNSNEMARMIACAAACVRHSARRRPRMSQVVRALEGDVSLDDLNEGVRPGHSRFLGSYSSNEYEYDTGHYNEDLKKFRKMAFGSGGLESTQHAPTNEFGQNPSVSVGDGHQIPETEKEKETESAKREGDNNGVGDGHAS
- the LOC102721789 gene encoding proline-rich receptor-like protein kinase PERK1 isoform X1 — translated: MSSPSPSSPPPPGNNQTAPPPVNSSSSSSSPPSPPAPGSLPPPSQPAAPGTPSTAPPPPSSTPSSPSTERSTPAAAAATTTPPPSSSGLTTPVVVGIAVGGLVVLLLVSILFVCLFKKKKRHHHHPPPPPPPPPHLLHYYGHPPPPPPPPPPFKGDHYGGVYQNWQQNGPPPPPDHVLKKVPSHPSPPPPPAPLNVHSGGSGSNYSGGDSQPPVSPGTALGFSRCTFTYEDLSAATDGFSSANLLGQGGFGYVHKGVLPNGTEVAVKQLRDGSGQGEREFQAEVEIISRVHHKHLVTLVGYCISGGKRLLVYEFVANNTLEFHLHGRGRPTMEWPTRLRIALGAAKGLAYLHEDCHPKIIHRDIKAANILLDARFEAKVADFGLAKLASDNNTHISTRVMGTFGYLAPEYASSGKLTEKSDVFSFGVMLLELITGRRPVRSNQSQMDDSLVDWARPLMTRASEDGNHDALVDPRLGQEYNSNEMARMIACAAACVRHSARRRPRMSQVVRALEGDVSLDDLNEGVRPGHSRFLGSYSSNEYEYDTGHYNEDLKKFRKMAFGSGGLESTQHAPTNEFGQNPSVSVGDGHQIPETEKEKETESAKREGDNNGVGDGHAS